From Cotesia glomerata isolate CgM1 linkage group LG2, MPM_Cglom_v2.3, whole genome shotgun sequence, a single genomic window includes:
- the LOC123258737 gene encoding uncharacterized protein LOC123258737 has product MTTVVKTILSTMLLVSILQFLRAERSYDLIIEDVLVSTYNKEYFTEPDLYIDDSNALIVNISIIKQFPIGTEDRLKIMAASMGEYVIDIGIDVKMDFCDSLEEPIVMGPLFKALGFDADNCPPGVGVYGSVGYQIPMEQLPDGFMPNNYKVILDIFYEAQNLITLHLFSKVT; this is encoded by the exons atgacaaCTGTTGTGAAAACCATATTATCCACCATGCTGTTGGTCTCTATACTCCAGTTTTTAAGAGCAGag aggTCATACGATTTAATCATAGAAGATGTGCTCGTTTCTACTTACAATAAAGAGTATTTTACAGAACCTGATCTTTATATAGATGATTCAAATGCACTAATTGTTaacatttcaataataaaacagTTTCCTATTGGTACTgag gatagattaaaaataatggcAGCATCGATGGGTGAATATGTCATAGATATCGGAATAGATGTAAAGATGGATTTTTGTGACTCTTTAGAAGAACCTATAGTTATGGGTCCATTATTTAAGGCATTAGGATTTGATGCAGATAATTGCCCACCTGGTGTT GGTGTTTACGGATCTGTAGGTTATCAAATACCAATGGAGCAACTACCTGATGGTTTTATGCCTAACAATTATAAGGTTAttcttgatatattttatgaagctcaaaatttaataactctACATTTATTCAGCAAGGTTACGTAA
- the LOC123258738 gene encoding uncharacterized protein LOC123258738 — MLFWILTVFASQLLSAQGAYDLNIEDVVVAAYSKEYFTEPDAYVDDTNAIVVNASIIKQLPMEAQGHFSLMGASMGEYVIDTGIDVTLDLCDILNEPIMMGPLFAALGFDPNNCPPDVGVYGTDGYRLRMDTLPDNFPPNKYRVTLEILYEEQQLLALQVFPTVVN; from the exons atgttgttttgGATACTGACTGTCTTTGCATCCCAGCTTTTGAGCGCACAG ggaGCATATGATTTAAACATAGAAGATGTGGTTGTTGCTGCATATAGCAAGGAATATTTCACCGAACCTGATGCTTACGTTGACGATACTAACGCAATAGTTGTTAATGcttcaataataaaacaacTTCCAATGGAAGCTCaa gggCACTTTTCACTGATGGGAGCGTCGATGGGCGAATATGTGATCGATACCGGGATCGATGTAACACTGGATCTATGTGACATATTGAATGAACCAATTATGATGGGCCCACTTTTTGCAGCATTGGGATTTGATCCAAACAATTGCCCACCCGACGTC gGTGTTTACGGAACTGATGGCTATAGGTTAAGAATGGACACATTGCCAGATAACTTTCCGCCTAATAAATACAGAGTGACTCTAGAAATCTTATATGAAGAACAACAATTACTAGCTCTACAAGTGTTTCCCACCGTTGTcaactaa